In Papaver somniferum cultivar HN1 chromosome 1, ASM357369v1, whole genome shotgun sequence, a genomic segment contains:
- the LOC113331900 gene encoding serine/threonine-protein kinase HT1-like: MSFSEEPSISSSSYSNHQCSNSSGVNLGENEPRKIEIDQSLLIDYTHISILSKIAEGSHSTVYHGRYKDMDVAVKMIQKDVKASSERRDRFVREVTMLSRVEHDNLVKFIGAAVEPELIIVTEIMRGGSLQSYLRNMRPRRPELRQSISFALDISRGMECLHSNGIIHRDLKPANLLLTEDCTKLKLADFGMAREKTAGEMMTCEAGTYKWMAPELYSIEPLERGKKKHYDQKVDVYSFSIVFWQLLTNCTPYKGMSSMQAAFAVASKNLRPNVEKLPKEFVSLIESCWDVDPKTRPEFTEISIILSHYLNSITSALHLVPPEQALEHKSQDKTKKQQVQQLQRVSSPVEPDSPDSRQLIKEQMGGKVIFTKLLSIRKKHSSAGSDSCFGKCSLG, translated from the exons ATGTCTTTTTCTGAAGAAccctctatttcttcttcttcttattccaaTCATCAATGTAgtaacagtagtggtgttaatcTCGGCGAAAATGAACCCAGAAAGATTGAAATCGACCAAAGTCTATTAATTGATTATACGCATATCTCCATTCTCTCTAAGATAGCCGAAGGGTCTCACTCCACTGTCTACCATGGCCG GTACAAAGACATGGATGTTGCTGTTAAGATGATACAAAAAGATGTTAAAGCTAGTTCGGAACGCAGGGATAGGTTTGTGAGGGAGGTTACGATGTTATCGCGTGTAGAACACGATAATCTAGTTAAG TTCATTGGCGCAGCAGTAGAACCAGAACTGATAATAGTCACTGAGATTATGAGAGGAGGTTCACTACAAAGTTATTTGCGTAATATGCGCCCTCGTCGTCCTGAACTTAGGCAATCTATAAGCTTTGCTTTAGATATCTCTCGGGGAATGGAATGCTTACATTCAAATGGCATCATCCATCGTGATCTCAAACCTG CAAACTTATTACTCACAGAAGACTGTACGAAGCTTAAACTGGCTGACTTTGGGATGGCCCGGGAAAAGACGGCTGGAGAAATGATGACTTGTGAAGCCGGTACTTACAAATGGATGGCTCCTGAG TTATATAGCATAGAGCCGCTTGAACGCGGGAAAAAGAAACACTATGATCAGAAGGTCGACGTCTATAGCTTCTCCATAGTGTTCTGGCAGTTGCTCACAAATTGTACACCGTACAAGGGAATGTCCAGCATGCAGGCAGCATTCGCGGTAGCTAGTAAG AACTTGAGGCCAAATGTGGAGAAGCTCCCAAAGGAATTTGTCTCTCTCATCGAGTCTTGCTGGGATGTAGACCCAAAAACCCGACCAGAGTTCACAGAGATTAGCATCATTCTGTCACACTACCTAAATTCCATCACCTCTGCACTACATTTGGTGCCTCCAGAACAAGCACTTGAACATAAAAGTCAAGATAAAACAAAGAAGCAGCAGGTGCAACAACTACAACGAGTCTCCAGTCCGGTAGAACCTGATTCCCCTGATTCCCGTCAACTGATTAAGGAACAGATGGGTGGAAAGGTTATCTTCACGAAGCTGTTATCCATCAGGAAGAAGCACTCATCCGCCGGCTCTGACAGTTGCTTCGGTAAATGTTCCTTGGGTTGA
- the LOC113349111 gene encoding uncharacterized protein LOC113349111: MVWICQEIGNPIKIDNATANCEVGYYVNVLVEIDFAKHVPSKVWIGTKYGGFFQDVLIPDCPKFCSYCKIVGHFNSECKFEKQKKNKAKNEDQVHPIIEKGKYTPKVKSTHVPFDICDTSSTIDSIVDTIQETVKVTKAGEGNCVQQNKFSQLEIVENVEMPEAIIMEVPKVLEVVQEEILNNNMVKFVDGTNGTVVDMPV; encoded by the exons ATGGTGTGG ATCTGTCAAGAGATTGGGAATCCAATCAAGATTGATAATGCTACTGCAAACTGTGAAGTAGGTTATTATGTAAATGTCTTGGTggaaattgattttgcaaaacATGTTCCAAGTAAAGTATGGATTGGAACTAAATATGGAGGATTCTTTCAGGATGTTTTAATCCCAGACTGTCCAAAATTCTGCTCTTATTGTAAAATCGTTGGGCATTTTAACTCTGAATGTAAATTtgagaaacaaaaaaagaataaagCTAAGAATGAAGATCAAGTTCATCCAATTATAGAGAAAGGAAAGTATACTCCAAAAGTTAAGTCTACTCATGTTCCATTTGATATTTGTGATACTTCATCAACAATTGATTCAATAGTTGATACTATTCAAGAAACAGTAAAAGTTACAAAAGCAGGTGAAGGAAATTGTGTACAACAAAATAAGTTTAGTCAATTGGAGATTGTTGAAAATGTTGAAATGCCAGAAGCAATAATTATGGAAGTTCCTAAGGTCTTGGAAGTTGTTCAAGAagaaatattaaataataatatgGTCAAATTTGTGGATGGTACAAATGGAACAGTTGTTGATATGCCAGTGTGA